The following nucleotide sequence is from Synechococcus sp. KORDI-52.
TTGTTCTCCTGTGGTGCTCTCCCATCCCGGCTGGAGCAGTCGCAGGGTGTCCGTCTGACATTGCAACTCCATTGCAGCAGCAAAGCTGATGTCTTCCGGGCCATGCACGACGACCTTCAGCTCATGGCAGGCCTGCAGGAGGTCCTTCCGCGGTGGGTTGTGGCGTTTGGGGGAGAGCGTGATCCAGTCGAAGCGTCCGCTCAGCGGATCCACCCCACTCGTTTCCAGGTGAATGGGTAGGTCAACGTGATGATCAAGGGCCTGGGTCAGGGGATCAAGGTTCTGATGGAGAGGTTCTCCACCCGTGACCACAACGAAAGCAGCTCCATTGTTTTGAGCGTTCAGAGCCAGTTGAGCCAGCGTTTCAACGTCAACGGCAGGATGCTGGTCTCGGGGCCAGGAGTGCTTCGTGTCACACCACGGACAACCAACCGTGCAGCCGGCCAAACGGATGAAGAAAGCGCTGCGTCCCGAATGATGGCCTTCCCCTTGAAGGGAATGGAACGTCTCCACCACAGGGAAGAGCGAGGCATCAGCCATGGATGGCGCTCATGGGATGGCAATGTCTCCTTTGTGACGCAAGGCCTGGGCAGGGGAATCGGGAAGACGTTGTTGGGCTGCTTCGATCAACCCCCGGAACAATGGATGTGGTTGTCCAGGGCGGGATAGGAATTCGGGGTGGTACTGGCAGGCCGTGAAGAACGGATGCCCTTTCAGTTCGATCAATTCAACCAAGCGCCCATCTGGGGAAGTACCGCTGACGACATATCCAGATTCCAGGAAGAGAGTGCGGTAGGAATTGTTGAATTCGTAACGGTGGCGGTGACGTTCGTAGACCACCTCTGCCCCGTAAAGCTTCTGAGCCAGGGTTCCAGCCGCAATCCTGCAGGGGTAGACCCCAAGCCGCATCGTTCCGCCGAGGTCAACCACGTCCTGCTGTTCCGGCAGCAGGTGAATCACGGGATGGGGAGTTTCCGCATCCAATTCGGCACTGGTCGCTTCCGCCAGGCCGGCCTGGTTGCGGGCCCACTCGATCACTGCGGTCTGCATCCCGAGGCATAGCCCCAGGAAGGGAACGCGTTGTTCCCGGGCCCAGCGGATGGCTGCAATTTTTCCGTCAACGCCTCGGTTGCCGAATCCACCGGGCACCACCACGGCATCCATCCCGCGCAGAAGTGCATCAGCACCTTCGGTTTCAATCTGTTCCGCGCAGACCCAGTGCAGGTCGAGGGAGGCATCCTGGGCAATGCAGGCATGCTGCAACGCTTCCACAACCGAGAGATAGGCGTCGTTCAGTTGGACGTACTTGCCCACCAGGGCCACCTTCACCGACGGGCCGGGGTTCCGCAGGTTGTGCACCAGTTGTTCCCATGCCGCCATGTCGCTGTCATGGTCTGCGAGGTTCAGCACGTCCAGCACTTCACGGCACAGCCCCTCCTGTTCGAGGGTCAGAGGAACGGCGTAGATGCTGTCGGCATCCAGGGAGGGGATGACGGCGCGGGTTGGTACACCGCAGAATCCGCCGATCTTGCCCTTGAGATCGTCGCTGATCTCGCGATCACTGCGGCAGACCAGTACGTCCGGTTGGATGCCGATGGAGCGCAGTTCCTTGACTGAGTGCTGGGTCGGTTTGGTCTTGAGTTCTCCGGATGTACCAATGAAGGGCAGCAGGGTGACGTGGATGTAGGCCAGATCGTTGCGACCCACATCCCCTCGGAACTCACGAATGGCTTCGAGAAAGGGGAGTGATTCGATGTCACCCACGGTGCCGCCGATCTCGGTGATCACCACATCGGCACTGCTGTTGGAGGCAACCCGGTGGATGCACTCGCGAATTTCACCGGTGATGTGGGGAATGACCTGAACGGTGCCGCCGTTGTAGTCGCCGCGCCGTTCCTTGTTGATCACCGATTGGTAGATCGAGCCTGTGGTCACGCTGTTCAGTCGCGACATGGCCGTGTCGGTGAAGCGCTCGTAGTGACCGAGGTCGAGATCGGTTTCTGCCCCGTCTTCGGTGACGAAGACCTCCCCATGCTGGAACGGGCTCATCGTCCCCGGATCCACATTGAGGTATGGATCCAACTTCAGGATTGATACGTTGTAGCCCCGTGACTTCAGCAGTCGGCCGAGGCTCGCCGCCACAATTCCCTTGCCAATGCTGGACACCACACCACCGGTGATGAAGACGAATTTGGCCATGACCTGCCGGGCGACTCTTCAAACTACCTGGCGTTGGTCGTGGGCTCCAGAGCCCAGTCGGTCGATCCGTCAGCTGTCGAGCAGGCTGCGCAGCATCCAGGCGGTTTTTTCATGCACCTGGAGGCGTTGGGTCAAGAGGTCTGCACTGGGTTGATCGTCTGCCGCGTCAGCCAGGGCGAAGACACCGCGGGCTGTTCGTGCAACCGCTTCATGGCCCGCCACCAGCTCCCGCACCATGTCCAAGGCCGGAGGATGTTGGTCAGCTTCCGGGATGGAGGACAAGCCCGCCAGGGTGCTGCCGCCATGGGGAGCCATCAGGCCAAGGGCTCGGATCCGCTCGGCAATTTCATCCAGTGCGGTCCAAAGCTCGGTGTACTGCTCCATGAACATCAGGTGCAGTGTGTTGAACATTGGCCCGGTCACATTCCAGTGGAAACCGTGGGTTTTTCCGTACAACACATAGGTATCCGCCAAAAGCCTGCTGAGACCATCGGCGATGGTGTCGCGCTGTTCTTGGGAAAGACCAATGTCGATGTCCATCACTTGTGACTCGTTTCGTTGGTTCAGGAATCAAGGCCCTGGATGTAATCCCGGACCTTGATGCGCCGTTGCGGTTGTCTCAGTTTGAGCAGGGCGCGGGTTTCGATCTGACGAACGCGCTCCCTGGACAGTTTGAGTTCTTCTCCGATCTGGGCCAAGGTCTGGGGGATGTCATCTTCCAGGCCGAAACGTCTCCGCAGGACAGCGGCCTCCCGACTGGTGAGTTCATCCAAGAGATCCTCCAGGTCGTTGTGGAGTTCGTCGTGGGTCAGGGTTTGTTCAGGGGTGGCATGGCCGTCTTCAATGAGATCCCCGAGCTGGGTGTCCTGTTCGCGGCCGACGCGGGTGTCCAGAGACACCGAGCGGGGCACACGGGCCAGGGTCTGGCGCACGGTGTCCTCACTGATGCCCAGTTCTCGAGCCAGATCTGCGATGGAGGCGATGCGACCTTCGTTGCTCGCAATCTCCTGCTGAACCCGTTTGATCCGGTTGAGTTTTTCGGTGACGTGGACGGGCAAGCGGATGGTGCGGCTCTGGGTGGCGATGGCCCTGGTGATGCCCTGTCGGATCCACCAGTAGGCGTAGGTGCTGAACCGGAAGCCGCGGGTGGGATCGAATTTTTCCACCGCCCGTTCCAGCCCGAGTGTCCCTTCCTGCACCAGGTCCAGGAGTTCCATGCCCCGCTGCTGGTACTTCTTGGCCACCGCCACCACCAGCCGCAGATTGGCCTGAATCATGTGGTCCTTGGCCCGCCGACCGTTGCGGAGTGCCAGTCGCAGGTCTTTGGCCTCCAGTTGAGCCTGCTCAGCCCAGATCTGATACCCCCGGTCGATCCGCTGTTGTAGCTCCTGCATGGGCAGTCCGGCCGCCCTGGCCCATTCCTGCTTTGTAGGCCAGTGGCTGTGTTGATTCGCTTCCCGGCGTTGCAGTTCTTCGAGACGATGCAGTTCCCCGATGGCTGCGTGGCTGTTGGCCAGATCCCGTTGCTGCATCAGCAGTGCTTCGCGGCGCTGCACCAGACGGGCCAGGGTGACCTCCTCTTCGTTGGTGAGCAGGTCGACCCTGCCGATGTCCTGCAGATAAAGCCGCAACAAATCCGTCGTACCGCTGCTGCGGCGCTCACGGGTCCCCCCTGTCCGTCGGGGCTTGCTGGGCAAAAGCTGGCCTCGGTGAAGTCCAACTTCAGGGTTCCTCGCCGTCGACCTCAGTGCGACAAATGCGCTGATTCCCTTCGGGATCTGCTTCGGGCTGCTGCAGAGGTCAGTCCTCCTGTTCCGGCTCGACCCATGTGCTGGCCACATGCAGTTCCTCCAGCTGTTTGTCGGCCACGCCTCCCGGGGCATTGGTCATTAGGCAGCGGGCTTGTTGGGTCTTGGGGAAGGCGATGGTGTCGCGGATCGATTCCTCCCCAGCCAGCAGCATCACCATGCGGTCCACACCGAAGGCCAGGCCGCCGTGGGGAGGTGCGCCCATATCGAGAGCGTCCATGAGGAAGCCGAACTGCTCTTGGGCCTCCTCAAGGGGCAAACCAACCGTCTGCAACACCTGCCGCTGCAGGGCGGAGTCATGGATGCGCAGGGAGCCGCCGCCGAGCTCAAGGCCATTGAGAACGAGGTCGTAGGCCTGGGCTCGAGCGCCGGGGAGGGTGTCAGACCACTTCGACGCATCGCTGCCGAGATCCTCGGCATTGGGAGCGCAGAAGGGGTGGTGCAGGGCCTCGTATCGGTTCTCGTCGCTGTTGAACTCGAACATCGGGAAGTCCACCACCCAGAGGAAGTTCCACTGGTCGTTGTCGCAGTCGGCCTTGACCATGCCCAGCTCCTTGGCCAGGTACTGGCGCACCCGGTCGAGAGCCTTGTTCACCGTGGCGGTGTCGCCGGCGCCGAACAGCAGCAGGGTGCCGGGTTCCGCGCCGGTGCGGCTGAGCAGCTCCTGCTTCTGCTCATCGCTGAGGTTGTCCTTGATGGCGCCGATCGTGTCGATCTCACCGCCGTCGCGCACCCGGATGAAGGCCAGGCCACCGGCACCGGCTTTCTGGGCCTCGCTGAACACATCACCGCCGGGTTTGATCCGAACGTTGCTCACCGCATCGTTGCCGCCGGGCACCGCGATGCACTTCACCGCGCCGCCGGACTTCACGGCACCACTGAACACCTTGAAGCCCATGTCCTTGACGATGTCGCTCACGTTGGTGAGTTCCATGCCGTAGCGGGTGTCGGGCCGGTCGGTGCCGTAGCGCTCCATGGCGTCATGCCAGGTCATGCGGGGGAAGGGCCGCGGCAGCTCGATGCCCTTCACGGTCTTCCAGATGGCGCAGATCAGCGCTTCGTTCAGCTCGAGGATCTGCTCCTGATCCATGAAGCTCATCTCGATGTCCAGCTGGGTGAATTCCGGCTGGCGGTCGGCCCGCAGGTCTTCGTCGCGGAAACAGCGAGCCACCTGGTAGTACCGCTCGATGCCACCCACCATCAGCAGCTGCTTGAACAACTGGGGGGACTGGGGCAGGGCAAACCATTCGCCGCCGCAGACCCGGCTGGGCAGCACGTAGTCGCGGGCGCCTTCCGGCGTGGAGCGGGTCAGCACCGGGGTCTCCACCTCGATGAAGCCTGCGTCTTCCAGGAAGCGACGGGCGGCCTGGATGGTCTGGGCCCGCAGCCGCAGGTTGTCGTTCATGCGCTTGCGGCGCAGATCCAGATAGCGGTGGCGCAACCGCAGCTCCTCGCGGGTGTTTTCCTCGTCGTGCACCGACACGGGGAAGGGCAGGTTGCCTTTCACGCTGTTCAGCACAGTGATGCCGCTGGCCAGCACCTCCACGGCCCCCGTAGCCAGCTTGTCGTTCAGGGATTCGCCAGGCCGGGCCCGAACTTTTCCTTCGACCTGCAACACGGTTTCGCTGCGCAGATGCTCGGCGACGGCGAAGACGTCGGCGCCCAGATCCGGGTCCACCGTGATCTGCACCGTGCCGCTGCGGTCCCGCAGGTCGATGAAAATCACCCCACCATGATCACGACGTCGGTCCACCCAGCCGCACAGTTGCACCTGCTGATCGATGTTCTGTTCGCGCAGGTCGCCGCAACCGTTGCTGCGCATGGGATGTCTTCACTGGAGAAAAGCGAGTTTCCCACAGCAACGGTGTGGTTCAGGCCCGTTTGTAGAAGGGCTTGCGAACGACCGTTGCTGGTTGGGCCTTGCCGCGGATCTCAACGCTCAGTTCGGTGCCGAGCTTGGCGAGGGATGGGGGCACGTAGGCCAGGGCGATCGCTTCTTCCAGGGTGGGGGACCAGGTGCCGCTGGTGACGATGCCGACCGTTTCCCCGTTGTGCACAACGGGGTAGTCGTGGCGGGCAATGGCACGACCCCGCAGCTTGAGGCCCACCAGGCGTTTGGCGGGGCCGGATTCTGCCGCCTGCTCCAGCGCCTGTCGGCCGACAAAATCCATGGGCATTTCCAGGTGCACGAGCCAACCCAACCCCGCTTCGAAGGGGTTGGTTTTGTCGTTCATGTCCTGGCCGTAAAGGTGCATGGCGGCCTCCAGACGCAAGGTGTCGCGCGCCCCCAGGCCGCAGGGGGTGACTCCGCGATCGAGCAAAAGCTGCCAGAGCTTTTGCCCGTCGTTGGCGTTGAGCAGCAGCTCGGCACCGTCTTCGCCGGTGTAGCCCGTGCGAGCGCTGAACACCGCTTGGCTCAGGCCCTTGAGCTTGAGCATCCGGTGGCCGAAGCGGGGCAAGCCGCTGAGGTCTTCACCGCTCAGCTCCTGCAGCACTTCCATGGCCTCAGGGCCCTGGAGTGCGAGCAGCACCCCGCCGTTTTTGATGTCGGTCACCGTCAGGCCGGCGGGTTCCATTTGTTCACGGATCCAGGCGGTGTCACTGTCGGCGCAGGCGGCATTGATCACCAGCACAAGCGCACCCCGTTCGGTATCGATGGCACCGCAGTCGTAAACGATGAGGTCGTCGCGAATACCGCCGCGTTCGTTCAGCAGAACGGAGTAGCAGGCTTCGCCGGGACCGATGCGGTGCAGATCGCTGGGGAGCAGCCGTTGCAGCGCATTCTTGGGATTGGTGCCCTCCAGACGCAGCACTCCCATGTGGGAGATGTCGAACATGCCGACCCGTTCGCGGACGGCCTTGTGTTCCTGAATCAGGCCGCTGAACTGAACCGGCATCTCCCAGCCGGCAAACGGCACCATGCGCCCTCCGGCGCTCCGGCAGGACTCAAACAGGGGAGTGCGCTGCAGGGACATGGGGGCGGCGGGTAAGAAGCGCATTCTTATGGAGGGCTTCACGATCCGGAAGGGAACCCGGAAATTTGCCCTGGCTCATGGTCCGTTTCGACGACCGTCACTAGCTTGAGCGCGTTTCCGGGGCGAGTGTTTGGCCACCAGCTCCTGCTGTCGCAGCTGTCAGTACTGCACCCTGCCGGCAGGTGCAAGGGGGTGGTGCCGTCTGCGCCGGTTGGAGGTGCATGCCGAGCTTGCGGATCTGATGGTCTGTCATCACTGGACCCCCCGGTCCCCCAAGCTTCCGGCTCTGCAGAGCAGCGGTGTTGGTGAGCGTCAGCTGGAACTGGATCGCGGTTTGACCTAAGTCCGGGTGAACGACCTCGCTTTGCCATTGCTGATGGCCTCCACAGGATTAACGCGGGATACTGCAGCCAACCCCCGTTGTTGCTTTGTCCGCCTCAGCACCGCTGACGCCTCTGGAACTGATCCAGGAACAGCCTGAGGTGGATCGCCTGACCCTCCCTACCGGTACAACTGTTTTCAGTTCCGGTGAGCCTGTGCAGTTCATCCATGTGATTGAACGGGGATGGATGGAACTGAGCAGCGGTCCGATGAACCGCATTCGCTTTGGTCGCGGTGAATTGTTTTTCTATGAGGATCTGGTGGATGGCACCGAGTGCCACAGCCGTGATGCCACGGCGGTAACGCCCGTTTCGCTGTTCCGCTTAAGCCGCTCCAATTTTCTGGCGCTCATCCATCGGCACCCAACGCTGGTGCTGCAATTGCTCAGCAAACAGCACAGCCGGTTGCGGCAGCAGCGGGCTGATGCACGCCACTTTTACTGATCGGTTCCCAGGAGCAGCAGCAGGCTGCGGGTCACCTTGGCGGCCAGCACGGAGCTGATCCCGCTGGTGTCGAGTTGTGGGGCCAGTTCCACCACATCGGCCGCCACCAGGCGATGGTCCCGGAGCACCCCGATCAGGCTGGCGAAATCAGACCAGTTGTACCCACCAGGTTCAGGGGTGCCTGTACCCGGCAGAGCTGAGGGGTCAAACCAGTCCAGGTCGACAGTGAGATAGATGGGTTTTCCCTTCAAGGGATCGAGGGCCTGTTGAAGGGCATCGATGCTGGGCATCAGCCGGCCGCTCTCGTGCAGTTCGGTGAATTCCTCTCTGGTCCCACTGCGGATCGCGAGTTGAAACAGCGTCTGGCTGGGAAGGACCTCCAAACAGCGGCGCATGGCGCAGGCATGGCTGTGGCGGGCCCCCAGCCAGCTGTCCCTGAGGTCGGCATGGGCATCCAGTTGCACCAGCACCAGGTCGGGGTGGCGTTGTGCCACGGCCTCCACGGCACCGGAGCTGATCGAATGCTCCCCGCCCAGCATCAGAGGCCTGAGGCCCAGGGCGAGAACGGCTTCAGTCGCCTGCTTCACCTTGGTGAGAACCGGTTCAGGGGCACCAAAGGGAATGTCGGCGGCACCAAGATCCGCAAAGTCGAGATCATCGAGATCCAGGTCGAGTTGCGGGCAATAGCTCTCCAGGCCAGTGCTCACCTCTCGGATGGCTGCGGGTCCGAAGCGGGTGCCAGGCCGAAAGGAGGTGGTGCCGTCGTACGGGACACCAAAGAGGCCGACGCGGCAGCCGGCAGGATCCCGCCGGGAGCCCATGAAAATGGTTCCGTCGCTGTCAAACAGTCCGCTCGGCGGCAATGAAGTCATGACAGCAACTCCCGTTCGATAAAGGCGGGGATGGCGTCCATGGCCCCCCGCTGCCAGCGCGGTGACCAGATCTCGCAGCCATGGGCGATGGCCTGGCTGCGCTCGGGATCTGGAGTGCGGTAGCGGGGTGTTTCCATGGCGGCGAAGGTCCAGCTCCACCAGCCGCTGGGGTACATCGGCACCCAGCCATAGAGCGGGTCGGCGTGGTCAAACACCTCGCGCAACAGGCGCACCATGGCGATGTGGACATCGCCGAAGGCTTCCGGAGATTCGCTCTGCGTGCCGAACACGCCTCCTGGCCTGAGCAGACGTCGGCAGTCCTCGAAGAAGGCGCGGTTGAAAAGACCTTCGGCGGGTCCAGCGGGGTCAGAGCCATCTACCAAAACAACGTCGTAGCTCTGGTCGTCAGCCTCCGCGGCCCAGGCGATTCCATCCCCCACCGTGAGCTGGAACCGCGGATCGGCCCAGGCGGATCCACCGATGTCGGGGAGGTGCTCGCGGCTCAGCTCCACCACCCGCCCGTCAATCTCCACCATGTCCAGCCGCTGGACGTCTGGATGACGCAGGCATTCCCGCGCGGTGCCGCCGTCTCCACCACCGATCACCAGGATTCGGTCGATCGAGCGGGCACTGCACAGGGCTGGGTGCACCAAAGCCTCGTGATAGTGGCGTTCCTGCTGTTCCGCTGTCATCCAGCAGCCATCCAGCAGCAGGCCCCGCCCATAGCGCTCACTGCGAATCACGCTGATGTGCTGGAACGGGCTGGTCTCCTCGACCAGCACCTCTCCCTTCAATCCATAGCGGACGCCGCGGTGCTCTTCGTCAATCCAACTGCTCATGGGGCGTGGTGGTCATCTCTCCAGCTAAGGACCCAGGGGGGCCTCTCCCCAAACACCACATGCAGCGCCATCAGCACAAAAAACACAACGGTCAGTGGTTTCGAGGTTTTGGTTCTCGAACTGCCGTCGACGAGGGCTGTACCTGTACCAGGCTCTTTCCGTCAGATCACGGTTGTGGCGTGATTGATTCACGCTGTAGAGGCATCTTGTTGTTCTTGACCCAGGAGATCCGCTGTGCAGGACCTGGTGGTGAATGAGCGGTTGACCATTCCATCCAGGGACTTGCGCTGGCGCTTCAGCCGCTCATCCGGTCCCGGCGGACAGGGAGTCAACACCACCGATTCCCGTGTGGAGCTGCTTCTCGATGTGGCGAACTGCCCCTATCTGGGGCCATTTCGTCGCGCCCGACTGATGGAGCACTTCCAGGCCCGGTTGGTGGAGGGTTGCTTACGGGTTGTGGTCGCTGAAGAACGCTCCCAATGGCAGAACCGTCAGAAGGCGCTACATCGCATGGGGGAGCTGCTGCGGGAGGGTTTGCAGCCACCACCTCGCGCCCGCAAAGCCACCCGCCCCGGACGCGGTGCGGTGAAGCGGCGTTTGGACACGAAAAAAAGGCGTGGTGAGGTCAAGCGTCAACGGCGCAGCCGGCCATCCATGGACGATTGATTGACGTCAGACGATCAGGTTTGTTCCGCCCGGATCGCCGCTTTGGCCTGTTTCCAGAGGGTCTCCAATTCGTGGATGCTGCGACCCTGCAGATCCCCATCCAGGGCAGCTTCCACGCGGGAGAAGCGGTCGAGAAAGCGCTGATTCGTCCCGGCGAGACCCTCTTCCGGTTCGATGTGGCACCAACGCGCCACGTTCACCAGGGTGAAGAGCAGATCGCCGAGTTCCTCCTGGGCATGGTCTCGGTTGCCGTTGGCCACGGCCTCCTTGAGCTCGTCCAGCTCTTCATGGACTTTCTCCCAGACGCCGGCCATGTCGTCCCACTCGAAGCCGGCCTTGGCTGCTTTCTTCGAGATGGTCATCGCTCCAGCAAGGGCCGGCAGTCCGCGCACCTTGGATCTGAGTCGGTCGCTTAACGGGCTGGTGGAGCCGCACAGGGCCGCCGCCTGCTCCTCCATCTTGATCGCCTCCCAGCTGCGTCGCACATCGGCACTGCTGCT
It contains:
- a CDS encoding 7-carboxy-7-deazaguanine synthase QueE, yielding MADASLFPVVETFHSLQGEGHHSGRSAFFIRLAGCTVGCPWCDTKHSWPRDQHPAVDVETLAQLALNAQNNGAAFVVVTGGEPLHQNLDPLTQALDHHVDLPIHLETSGVDPLSGRFDWITLSPKRHNPPRKDLLQACHELKVVVHGPEDISFAAAMELQCQTDTLRLLQPGWESTTGEQLAVAHVREHTQWRLSLQSHKWLGIR
- a CDS encoding CTP synthase, coding for MAKFVFITGGVVSSIGKGIVAASLGRLLKSRGYNVSILKLDPYLNVDPGTMSPFQHGEVFVTEDGAETDLDLGHYERFTDTAMSRLNSVTTGSIYQSVINKERRGDYNGGTVQVIPHITGEIRECIHRVASNSSADVVITEIGGTVGDIESLPFLEAIREFRGDVGRNDLAYIHVTLLPFIGTSGELKTKPTQHSVKELRSIGIQPDVLVCRSDREISDDLKGKIGGFCGVPTRAVIPSLDADSIYAVPLTLEQEGLCREVLDVLNLADHDSDMAAWEQLVHNLRNPGPSVKVALVGKYVQLNDAYLSVVEALQHACIAQDASLDLHWVCAEQIETEGADALLRGMDAVVVPGGFGNRGVDGKIAAIRWAREQRVPFLGLCLGMQTAVIEWARNQAGLAEATSAELDAETPHPVIHLLPEQQDVVDLGGTMRLGVYPCRIAAGTLAQKLYGAEVVYERHRHRYEFNNSYRTLFLESGYVVSGTSPDGRLVELIELKGHPFFTACQYHPEFLSRPGQPHPLFRGLIEAAQQRLPDSPAQALRHKGDIAIP
- a CDS encoding Dps family protein — its product is MDIDIGLSQEQRDTIADGLSRLLADTYVLYGKTHGFHWNVTGPMFNTLHLMFMEQYTELWTALDEIAERIRALGLMAPHGGSTLAGLSSIPEADQHPPALDMVRELVAGHEAVARTARGVFALADAADDQPSADLLTQRLQVHEKTAWMLRSLLDS
- a CDS encoding RpoD/SigA family RNA polymerase sigma factor, yielding MPSKPRRTGGTRERRSSGTTDLLRLYLQDIGRVDLLTNEEEVTLARLVQRREALLMQQRDLANSHAAIGELHRLEELQRREANQHSHWPTKQEWARAAGLPMQELQQRIDRGYQIWAEQAQLEAKDLRLALRNGRRAKDHMIQANLRLVVAVAKKYQQRGMELLDLVQEGTLGLERAVEKFDPTRGFRFSTYAYWWIRQGITRAIATQSRTIRLPVHVTEKLNRIKRVQQEIASNEGRIASIADLARELGISEDTVRQTLARVPRSVSLDTRVGREQDTQLGDLIEDGHATPEQTLTHDELHNDLEDLLDELTSREAAVLRRRFGLEDDIPQTLAQIGEELKLSRERVRQIETRALLKLRQPQRRIKVRDYIQGLDS
- the aspS gene encoding aspartate--tRNA ligase; translated protein: MRSNGCGDLREQNIDQQVQLCGWVDRRRDHGGVIFIDLRDRSGTVQITVDPDLGADVFAVAEHLRSETVLQVEGKVRARPGESLNDKLATGAVEVLASGITVLNSVKGNLPFPVSVHDEENTREELRLRHRYLDLRRKRMNDNLRLRAQTIQAARRFLEDAGFIEVETPVLTRSTPEGARDYVLPSRVCGGEWFALPQSPQLFKQLLMVGGIERYYQVARCFRDEDLRADRQPEFTQLDIEMSFMDQEQILELNEALICAIWKTVKGIELPRPFPRMTWHDAMERYGTDRPDTRYGMELTNVSDIVKDMGFKVFSGAVKSGGAVKCIAVPGGNDAVSNVRIKPGGDVFSEAQKAGAGGLAFIRVRDGGEIDTIGAIKDNLSDEQKQELLSRTGAEPGTLLLFGAGDTATVNKALDRVRQYLAKELGMVKADCDNDQWNFLWVVDFPMFEFNSDENRYEALHHPFCAPNAEDLGSDASKWSDTLPGARAQAYDLVLNGLELGGGSLRIHDSALQRQVLQTVGLPLEEAQEQFGFLMDALDMGAPPHGGLAFGVDRMVMLLAGEESIRDTIAFPKTQQARCLMTNAPGGVADKQLEELHVASTWVEPEQED
- the gcvT gene encoding glycine cleavage system aminomethyltransferase GcvT → MSLQRTPLFESCRSAGGRMVPFAGWEMPVQFSGLIQEHKAVRERVGMFDISHMGVLRLEGTNPKNALQRLLPSDLHRIGPGEACYSVLLNERGGIRDDLIVYDCGAIDTERGALVLVINAACADSDTAWIREQMEPAGLTVTDIKNGGVLLALQGPEAMEVLQELSGEDLSGLPRFGHRMLKLKGLSQAVFSARTGYTGEDGAELLLNANDGQKLWQLLLDRGVTPCGLGARDTLRLEAAMHLYGQDMNDKTNPFEAGLGWLVHLEMPMDFVGRQALEQAAESGPAKRLVGLKLRGRAIARHDYPVVHNGETVGIVTSGTWSPTLEEAIALAYVPPSLAKLGTELSVEIRGKAQPATVVRKPFYKRA
- a CDS encoding cyclic nucleotide-binding domain-containing protein yields the protein MSASAPLTPLELIQEQPEVDRLTLPTGTTVFSSGEPVQFIHVIERGWMELSSGPMNRIRFGRGELFFYEDLVDGTECHSRDATAVTPVSLFRLSRSNFLALIHRHPTLVLQLLSKQHSRLRQQRADARHFY
- the speB gene encoding agmatinase, with the protein product MTSLPPSGLFDSDGTIFMGSRRDPAGCRVGLFGVPYDGTTSFRPGTRFGPAAIREVSTGLESYCPQLDLDLDDLDFADLGAADIPFGAPEPVLTKVKQATEAVLALGLRPLMLGGEHSISSGAVEAVAQRHPDLVLVQLDAHADLRDSWLGARHSHACAMRRCLEVLPSQTLFQLAIRSGTREEFTELHESGRLMPSIDALQQALDPLKGKPIYLTVDLDWFDPSALPGTGTPEPGGYNWSDFASLIGVLRDHRLVAADVVELAPQLDTSGISSVLAAKVTRSLLLLLGTDQ
- the speE gene encoding polyamine aminopropyltransferase, whose protein sequence is MSSWIDEEHRGVRYGLKGEVLVEETSPFQHISVIRSERYGRGLLLDGCWMTAEQQERHYHEALVHPALCSARSIDRILVIGGGDGGTARECLRHPDVQRLDMVEIDGRVVELSREHLPDIGGSAWADPRFQLTVGDGIAWAAEADDQSYDVVLVDGSDPAGPAEGLFNRAFFEDCRRLLRPGGVFGTQSESPEAFGDVHIAMVRLLREVFDHADPLYGWVPMYPSGWWSWTFAAMETPRYRTPDPERSQAIAHGCEIWSPRWQRGAMDAIPAFIERELLS
- the arfB gene encoding alternative ribosome rescue aminoacyl-tRNA hydrolase ArfB codes for the protein MQDLVVNERLTIPSRDLRWRFSRSSGPGGQGVNTTDSRVELLLDVANCPYLGPFRRARLMEHFQARLVEGCLRVVVAEERSQWQNRQKALHRMGELLREGLQPPPRARKATRPGRGAVKRRLDTKKRRGEVKRQRRSRPSMDD
- the mazG gene encoding nucleoside triphosphate pyrophosphohydrolase; translated protein: MANAPSDALQRLIDVVAKLRDPATGCPWDLEQTHSSLVPYVLEEAHEVADAIRHGDDNHLREELGDLLLQVMLHAQIAREEQRFNLDAIADGISDKLIRRHPHVFGHAKASSSADVRRSWEAIKMEEQAAALCGSTSPLSDRLRSKVRGLPALAGAMTISKKAAKAGFEWDDMAGVWEKVHEELDELKEAVANGNRDHAQEELGDLLFTLVNVARWCHIEPEEGLAGTNQRFLDRFSRVEAALDGDLQGRSIHELETLWKQAKAAIRAEQT